A stretch of DNA from Arachis hypogaea cultivar Tifrunner chromosome 19, arahy.Tifrunner.gnm2.J5K5, whole genome shotgun sequence:
cgaattcccctcatcctctctctacctcattcttctattcttctattcttatactcacataaatgaatctctatactgtgacatagaggattcctcttcttttctattctcttctttttcatatgagcagaaatagggataaagacattcttgttgaagctgatcctgaacctgaaaggactctgaagaggaagctaagagaagctaaagcacaacactcaggagaggaccttacagaaatttttgaaaaagaagtagacatggcagccgaacccaacaacaatggttgagatgcaaggaagatgtttggtgactttactgcaccaacttctaacttctatggaagaagaatctcaattcctgcaattggagcaaacaactttgagcttaagcctcaattagtttctctaatgcagtagaattgcaagtttcatggacttccattggaagatcctcatcagtttttagctgaattcttgcaaatctgtgacactgttaagaccaatggggataatcctgaggtctacagacttatgcttttcccttttgctgtaagagacagagctaggatatggttggactcacaacataaagaaagcctgaactattgggaaaagttggtcaatgctttcttggccaaattctttccacctcaaaagttgagcaagcttagagtggaagtccaaaccttcagacagaaggaaggtaaatctctctatgaagcttggaaaagatacaagcaattgatcagaatgtgtccttctgacatgctttcagaatggagcatcctatgtatattctatgatggtctgtctgaattgtccaagatgtcattggaccattctgctggtggatctcttcatctgaagaaaacccctgcagaagcccaggaactcattgagatggttgcaaataaccagttcatgtatacttctgaaagaaatcctataaataatgggatgactcagaagaaaggagttcttgagattgatactctgaatgcaatattggctcagaacaaaatattgactcagcaagtcaatatgatttctcagaatctgactggaatgtaagctgcatccggcagtgccAAAGAatcctcctctgaaggagaagcttatgaccctgagaatcctgcaatggaagaggtaaattTCATGAGAGAATCCTATGGGAAGACTtccaatccttcatggaggaatcatcctaatttcacatagaaggatcaacagaagcctcaacaaggcttcaataataataatggtaggagaaataggtttggcaatagcaagccttttccatcatcttctgagcaacagatagagaattctaagcagagcctctctgacttagcaatcatagtctctgatctatctaagaccactctcaatttcatgactgaaacaaggtcctccatcagaaatttggaggtacaagtgggtcaggtgagtaaaagagttactgaaactcctcctagtactctcccaagcaatacagaagagaatctcaaaagagagtgcaaggccataaatatacccaaagtggccgaacctatagaggaggaagaggcagtgatttccagtgaggaagacctcaatggacgtccactgaccactaaagAGTTCCctcctgaggaaccaaaggaatctgaggctcatacagagaccatagagattccactgaacttactgttgccattcatgagctttgatgagtattcttcctctgaagaagatgaagatattgttgaagagtaagtagctcagtatctaggagcagtcatgaagttgaatgccaagttattttggtaatgaaacttgggaggatgaaccgcCATTGCTCAATGATGGAGGGGCGAGGATCTAATTCACATGTGGGTTAGGAATTTGATTATCCAAAGAAAACGGATTtaacattgcaagtatagtcccaacCCGATGAATTGGCCCCTCGGATCAAATTGGAAATTCACAAGATAtgtcacaagcaaaaccaaattaaaaccgagagtattagactcccgagtcgtctccctaggagcactttagaacaatgagtgtgcaattccggttgtagtgatcaacgggttgtgaatgaagaaatgaacatataaagcaatgaaagaacatgcaaaattgtaatgattgaactaatcaagaaattaaagaaccgactatgtaatataaacaagtaaagtatgaaagaaatcaacatataaaggtataaaagattgaaagcatcaaaaagagtcttggcttggagtgagctaagggtcctttccttgttggaaccacaactatgacaattatgatggattagtctcacttgatcaaccctcacatcggaaagtaagttaaatgagcataagtgtccttaacccacaaatcctaacttgcttgctaattaccttagcaaaaaattagcgttagtgggaacaagaacaattaacaacccaagaattgaaactaaatgttggagattccaactctaggaacccaattgctcactttacccaagccaagagccaaaaatttagcctaaaaccatgtttgacattttgtcaaatacttggtgggcaaaaagcttaaacatgaggAAAATGAGTAAAgacttgaaactaaaagcaacaattgatctcaataaacaagaataacacaagaaAGCATGTAATCAACAtccaacatcaaattcatcaacaagaaatttaaattgcaagagaaaatcaaaattgaactataacttgaattagaagaaagagtaatgacaatgtaactataaagagtaataacaagagaatacttacaatgaaagcttgcaaaatccaagataaaaaatggaaatggcacttgaatgtaaaaccctaatataaaccctaataaagatgatgaaaaacttagagaaaaactaaactaaaacttcttactactactcctaaactaTCCTAAATGATATGCTATCCTATGTCTTCATTCCCCCCCCCTCAATATGAGCTagaagacttcagaaatgggccttcAAAGCCCTCAAATTGCGAGGCACGTgatattttaatgaagtcatgtgtggacacctatgcggacgcacagacATGTGCGTCCGCACAGTTTGCGAGAAATCcaggcctgtgcgtacgcacaagcagccgtgcgtacgcacactacgcGATGCTTGGCTGGATGCGCGACGCGCTCGATGCAATCCATGCGCTCTGCTTGGGTAGCTGTATGCTCGCACATGTCTCTGAGCTCACTCCTTTGATTTCTCTTGCTTCCTctactttgcatgctcttcttccattttctccaatccATTCATACGTTATATACCTGAAAGCACTCACcaacaacatcaaggcatcgaatggaaggaaaatggaataaaatagatacaattaagtataaaagagcatattttcatgaTCACACATAAATCGAGAGGAGagatcaaaagcatgctattcaagggaataagtatgagtttatgtgatgaaaatccattcaattctaaccaaaaatattatcaaatatggattcatcaactcccccacacttaaacactagcatgtcctcatgctaaacacacaAAGGAGATAGATGAAAGGGAAAATGATTTATGGTATATACTacttaaatgcatgcaactatcctaaggcTAATCACTAATATGTACTACGATGAGAGTGGGTAGAAGCaaaccatgaaattccaatccatcacaagaaAGCTTTAGGGCCAATGCAAAGAGTTCATGCATTAATATTAATGTCCAAAGGATTGAATTGAAGTTGTTAAAACTATCCAatcaaacaacttgcaagaagacgcAATATAAGGTGTAAAAGCATGGatttgagcgatcgaacccctcaccggatgtgtattcactcaattcgctcagtgtttagggttcaaCCACTCAATTATccttttatcatgcttttcaaagatttgcaagtcatctaacaatcaactattattcaatgcatgaataacaagtatcatgaggtctttagagggatataatggggctagggtttaggtaggaggatttatggtcaagtggacttaaggaattagttctttgattagcttgagcGTCCACCTAATCCTACATCACCTATATACACATAACAATGCAACCTTCCCGCCCATTACCTTTTTATATCTCATCTtactcatgtattttcttttcaaacatggcatatgcatcctttatttactctttttattcATACTTTATTATGCacaaggttttttttttaaattgaactaTGAATGCATATGTTTCAATTAATGAAATGCATGAGCATTACCTAATTGCCCAAAAGATTTTTCACAAAGAGTTCACGCCTTTATCACCAATTCTTCCTAAATTTctcccacacttagaatttacacACAAATCCACCCAAGCTAATTAAAGAGTAATTCAAGGACATCAATGATTTTCCGCTTAAGGGGAGTAGTGTGCTATCAacagaacaaaaggggattcataggctcaaaggggttcacaaaggtgaatgcaagggttggccatataggttagtgagtttatcataaaaaatggcctcaatcatgctaaatgattccaaacacaaatacaggacataaaaaatcatgcaaatcaatgatcacGATAAAAAAGGAgtacaattgcacacaagaacaacattatgCTTGAAAAATACAACCAtctattaaagctcaaatctcacaaggtatgttgttcgAGCTTCTTTTTCCATGTTCTACAAATGAAATACTCTAAGCAAGTTGGTAAAACAATTTTTTCctcaattcaatcaatggtatgCCCTTAGAAAAAGATTTCATGGAAATTCTTTGGTATTtcaccacttattcatcaatCATGCAAAATGCAAATATCAGCTACTAAATATCCATAAACAATAAAGAAATATTCACAACAAACCAAACAAGATGAAATAGAAAAAACtacttaaaataaagaaaaagtactaCAAGAAACATTGCAAAGTGTCTTTaacaaagaaattttttttacccCCCTTGAAGTCATCGATCCTCCTCCACACTTAAAATGTGCACGGTCTTCCATGCATGCTCACGATCCGGGAGGAAGAAAAGGGGGCCACCTTCAGCTAGTGGACTCATAAATGGGATGGTCAACTGCATCAAGCTCCTCCCCAACTAGCTCGGATGAAGCTGTAGGAATCGGGCCGGGGTCTCTTCTTTCTAACTTTGCCATCGTGCAAGATATCGCGAAATAGGTCCAGAAGAGGACAGAGAAAAGGTAAAGCAGTTGATGGAGTTGGTAGACTTGATGGTGGTGCTGTGGGTGTCTTCCTCTTGGTGGGGGttgtttttgttgatctttccaaaTCTCCCCTCGGAATAAACTTGTTGCCTCTAGGAAACTCAAGCATTATATCCATTGGTCGCCTCTCTACCCCCGCTGCATTTGCTAAACGCATCACCAACAATGGAAATAAAATGCTGACATTCTTCTTCTCAATCAATTTCCAAATCAATTTGCGTAATAAGGGCAAGATGGCTATATGCTTCCCTTGCATACTAGCCCAAAGTAGCAACGCAGTTCTAAATTTCACATGGGTAGTGTGGATGCTCGGGATGATGTAATCCACCACAATTTGATGCCATATACGAGCTTTGGCATTCAAATCAGAGTACGCTATACTAGTGGGAACAGAATTCTTTCCTTTGCTATACTCCCAAGATGCACTAGGACGGCCTATTTTCTCAAGAATGTGAGTCATAGATATTCTTCTTTTGAAGACATCCTCTTTTATCTTGGAGTATCCATCTTTCTCAAATGGAATGTGGGGGATGTTCATGATAGCTTCTAGAGCTTGATTGGATGTATCCAACATCCTACCCCGGAGGAAGACTGACTTTGTTTTCCAAGCTTGGTAGTTTGCATAGAATTCCCGCACCATAGTCTCATTGAATTCAACGGGTTCTCGCTCGAGAAACTCCCAATGAAGTGAGGCGATCCTTTGGTGAATAATCGCCTTGTATTGGCTTGGAACCTTCAACGGCCGCTCCCAATGGATTTTTCGTTTCTCAATAGCCTCGTATTGAGAGTCGGCCCTTCGGTTCACCAAGGTATCCGGTTTATCACCGCGGTGATTCCACCAAATATCAGGAGAGCGAGCGGTAGTTTGCTTAACTGATTCAGAAACTGGTGCCTTACCATTCTTTCTCATCCTGAAAACTCAAACAAAAGGATTTCGAGGTCATAGGGCAACATTACAGTAAAAATCATTGAGGAAGCACTAGTTACTTTAAAAGAAGCTTATATAAGTGGTGTGATTTAGAAAAAATACGGTGTGTATATTCCAATGATGCACGCGGTTGGAATACACACACCAGCCGGACATCACGGCAGTCACACCCTTAAAGCAATTCACAACTTAAAGCTTTAATCAAGCACCAAAAGGGAATTGGCAATTGTTCATTCTCAAGAAGTGGTAATCACACATACGATGGTCTTGATTTGAGTGCAAAAGATGTTTGATCAATACATCAACTAAGGTTGAACCATCGTATAGTGATTACCGAATCAACAATTTGGAGATGAACAACGACAAATGAATTCATACAACACAATGCATTTGTGACTAAGAATTGCACATGAACAAACAAGGAAATGCATAGGTGGATTTACTTAACAACCATCAAAAGTCATAATAGAAGTTGCACAATTCATACAATATGCCTAACAAGAGATAAATTGAACACATATGATGGccaagtcatatgaatcaaacaaagTATTTATTGAGGCATTTTATCGAACATGTGGTATGCAATGTGCATGTTCatcataattaagctcaaaatttgCTCATAACCTATCCCAAAAATCAAACAACAACACTTTGCAAATCAAGGAAACAAGAAAGAAAGCAACTAATTAAATCTAAACAATAAGAAAGGAATGGAAACAATCACACAAATATTAACATaaagagaaaggaaaaacaaGAACCTTAGATGTAAAAGTTGAGAAGACAAGAATGAGGTGGGAAACAATGGCACTTTTTATAGCCACTACGAAATCACGGCGGTTGGGTTCGCCAGAAAAAGAAAGCACCGGAAGAGAGAACTCACCGGCGGTGTACatagaaaagagaaggaaaggaagaaggaaaagagagaagagaagaggaaagagagtGGTCGCCGGCGGTGGGCGGCGGCAGCCAGGACCAGCGGGGCTGGatagagaagagggagagagggcagctatgaagaagaaaaagagaagaggaaCCTGCCTCACAACAGGGAAGGTTGCCCTGATATTACCCAGAATGCACCTTGTGCAGACACACAGATATGAAAATTTGGAAAGGTGTGAATGCACACAGTGTGCGATCGCTGCGACCAGAGGGGTTGCAAAAGGACGTGCGGACGCACAAAGACGTGCGGCCGCATGACAgagcttttttttttacttgaggACGAAAGCTCATGTGtgtgcgcacacaggtccgtgcgcacgcacagaggtTGGGAATGGGGTAGGTTGTGCCCACGCACAAGCTGTTCCCTCGTTGCCACCAGAGGGGCTATCAAGTTGCGTgcagacgcacacgtctgtgcagcCACAGAGCTGGAGTAGAAAAGGGAGTGCGTGCGGGCGCACAGAGATGAGCGCTCGCTCAGGATAAGGAAAACTGGCAGCGCGCACGCACAGGCTGTGCTGGCGCTGCGACCAAAGGGCAAAGCCAAGctcgtgcggacgcacaggttgGTGCGTCCGCACAGATGGAGAAAAATTCAGGGTTGTGCGGACGCATAGGTGGGTAAGGACGCACAGATTCCCtgttttagaaaattttttcCTCTTCAAAACTTAGGTTTCTACCCTTAGCATATCCACGTACCAACCCCAAAATATTCAAATAAGCACAAATTCACAGTCCACAAGCAATACAACTTGAACAACTCAAAATTCATTAAATCAAACTTAAACTATCCATTATATCACAAAAAGGTAAATAAGGCAAAAGACTATAAACAAGAGATAGAGTTGGAATAAtgtcaccatggtggggtgtctcccaccaagcactttggtttagagtcctaaATTGGACTTGCATGACTTCATTGGTCACTTGGGAACTTCACCATGGAGGAAGATCTCTAACTCCTTGGCATTTTTGGGTTGAGTGTGATAGAGCTTCACCCTATGACCATTGACCTTGAACTTAAATCCATTAGTTGGGTGAATCACTTCCACCACCCCCATATGATTTGACATCTACCACTTTAAACGGCCCATCCCATCTAGACCTCAATTTCCCGGGCATGAACCGCAACCTTGAATTGTACACAAGCACTTCGTCACCTATCTTGAAGTTCTTCCGCCTTATATTCTGGTCATGGAATGCCTTAGCTTTTTGCTGGTAGAACTGAGCATTTTCATATGCTTCCAACCTAAGGCATTCTAATTCTTCCAATTGGAGCTTACGTTCCATTCTCGCCCCCTTTAAGTCCGGATTGCAATTCTTCACCGCCCAAAAGGCTTTATGTTGGATCTCAACCGGAAGATGACAGGGTTTCCTAAAAATAATACGGAAGGGGCTCATTCTAATTGGGGTCTTGTAAGGAGTTCTATAGGCCCATAATGCGTCTCCCAATCTAGAACTCCAATCCTTCCTCTGTGGGTTAACCACCTTCTCTAAGATTCTTTTGATCTCCCTGTTGGATACTTCCACTTGCCCGTTGGTTTGGGCGTGATAGGCTGTAGAAACTTTGTGAATAACCCCATACTTTTTCATCAATGCCTCAATTTTCCTGTTACAAAactgggttccttggttgctcacgattgctcgtggtgacccaaatctacaaataattttatttttcaaaaaggaAGCAACAGTATTAGCCTCATCGCaacaggtaggaattgcttccacccatttagagacgTAGTCTACTGCTAACAATATGTACACAAacccattggaatttggaaatggccCCATGAAATCCATGCCCCAGacataaaaaatctcacaaaaaATCATcggttgttggggcatctcatctcTCTGAGAGGTATTTCCATATTTCTGGCATTGATGACAAGATTTGCAAAACTGGTTGGCATCCCTAAACAAAGTGGGCCACTAGAATCCGCAGTCTAAAATCTTCCTTGCTGTCTGTTGTGGGTCAAAATGACCCcaactctcagatgagtggcaaaaTTGAAGGATAGACTGGAATTCAGATTTCGGCACACATTTTCTAATTACTTGATCCGCCCCACgcctccacaaatatggatcatcccagaGATAATACTTAGCATCACTTCTTAATTTATCCTTTTGATGCTTTGAAAATTGTGGGGGAAAAACATGAACGACCAAGTAATTAGCTATCGGGGCAAACCAAAGGGTGCTTTGGGATATTGCTTGCAAGGTATCTAAGGGAAATGATTCATTGATAGGACTGGGATCCGGAGTTAAATGTTCTAGCCGACTcaaatggtccgccactaggttttgggaTCCACttctatctttgatttccaagtcaaattcttgcaaaagcaatatCCATCTAATGAGCCTAGGCTTTGACTCTTTCTTCTTTAGCAAATATTTCAGTGCGGCATGGTCAGAATACACCACCACTTTAGAGCCTAGCAAATAAGGTCAAAACTTGTCTAGAGCAAAAACAATCGCTAAAAGCTCTTTTTCGGTGGTGGTGTAGTTCAACTGAGCCGAATCTAAAGTTTTTGATGCATAAGCTATAGTGCAGGGAGcgttaccatcgcgctgtgctaGTGCGGCACCTACAGTGTGATTCGAGGCATCGCACATGATCTTAAAAGGTCAGTTCCAATTTGGGTCTCGCACAATAGGAGTTGTGGTTAGTGCTTCCTTCAACTTGTTAAAAGCCTTTTTGCAATCTTCATTGAAATGAAATTCTACATCTTTTTGTAGTAGGCGGGAAAGGGGCAGTGCGactttgctaaagtccttgatgaaccGATGATAAAAACCTGCATGACCTAAGAAGAAACGAATCTCCCTCaccgaggaggggtaaggtaaactcgaGATGACATCAATCTTAGCCAGGTCGACGGAAATTCCGTCTTTAGAAACAATGTGACCCAACACTATACCTTGTttcaccatgaaatggcacttttcaaaatttagaacAAGGTTAGTATTGGTGCATCGCTCTAGTACCCTAGCTAAGTTCCCTAAGCAAGCATCAAACGAGCTACCATACACACTgaaatcgtccatgaagacttccatacaATCCTCCAAGAGATCTGAGAAAACACTTGTCATGCATCTTTAGAACGTTGTCAGTGCGTTGCATAAAACAAACGGCATTCTCTTATACGCAAACgtcccaaaggggcaagtaaaagtagttttctcctgatcttcatgAGCTCTgtgaatttgaaagtagcctgtgtatccatctagaaagcaataatgggatttacctgccaAGCAATCCAACATTTGGTCAATGAACGGCAACGGGTAATGGTCCTTCCGCGTTGCTTGATTCAGccggtggtaatcaatgcacactcGCCAAGTGTTCTGGACTCGGGTGGCCACAAGCTCTCCACTCTCCGTCTTCACCATTGTTACTCCGGACTTCTTCGGCACTACTTGGACCagactcacccattcactgtgggaaatggggtagatgatgtccgcttcgAAGAGGcaagtcacttccttcttgactacGTCAAGGATTataggatttagccgcctttgcgGTTGTCGGACCGGCTTGGCGCCTTCTTCCAAGAAAATACAATGGAGGCACACTTGAGGGCTTATCCTCACAATGTCACTTAAGCTCTATCTGATTGCCTTCTTATACTTCCAGATAACTTTAAGGAGTTGCTGCTCTTCTTGATGGGAGAGGTCGGTTGCCACTATCACCGGAAATTTATGTCCCTCATCAAGGAAggctgacgtggcagaaattggctaaataagaattgatataagttgtgcgttccaagtatagttcttaaccaaccagaaatccgcttatcaatttagaagggttgtcacaaaaaattaaaattaaaatactgggagtatgaatcccaggtcgtctcccaacgagttgcagaaaggtgtgcaaTTTTA
This window harbors:
- the LOC112778314 gene encoding uncharacterized mitochondrial protein AtMg00860-like, with protein sequence MVKTESGELVATRVQNTWRVCIDYHRLNQATRKDHYPLPFIDQMLDCLADLLEDCMEVFMDDFSVYGSSFDACLGNLARVLERCTNTNLVLNFEKCHFMVKQGIVLGHIVSKDGISVDLAKIDVISSLPYPSSVREIRFFLGHAGFYHRFIKDFSKVALPLSRLLQKDVEFHFNEDCKKAFNKLKEALTTTPIVRDPNWN
- the LOC140182258 gene encoding uncharacterized protein, translated to MCDASNHTVGAALAQRDGSKVVVYSDHAALKYLLKKKESKPRLIRWILLLQEFDLEIKDRSGSQNLVADHLSRLEHLTPDPSPINESFPLDTLQAISQSTLWFAPIANYLVVHVFPPQFSKHQKDKLRSDAKYYLWDDPYLWRRGADQVIRKCVPKSEFQSILQFCHSSESWGHFDPQQTARKILDCGF